CCGATGCCGAAAGCGGGCATTTGAGCCGCCAAGTTTTCGGGCGCGATATCAAAAATATCGCCGCGGCGGCCGGGATCGCGGTGGCGCGCGTCAGCCCGCATGTGCTGCGCCACGCCTTCGCCAGCCACTTGCTGCAGAACGGCGCCGATCTGCGCATCGTGCAGGAATTGCTCGGCCATGCCGATATTTCAACGACGCAGATCTATACGCATGTGCTCGATGAGAGAATGAAGGCCATGGTGCGCGACCTGCACCCGCTCAACGACGCATGAGGCTGGGCATTGGTGCCTCTTCTCCCCGCCTGGACACCTCGTCTCGCACGCCGGCCATCCACTGCGCCAAAAACGCATCCGTCCAGCGCGCGACGGCGGCATCATGGCGATACCAGCCCTGGAGATGAACATCGCGCGGTTGCGCGCCGGGCAGAGCCATCCTTTCGGCGCCTTGAATGGTCCAGCGGCACATCATGGCGTAAGTGACTTCGGGGTGAAATTGAAAGCCGTAGGCGGAAGGCCCGTAGCGGAAGGCCTGAGCCTCGAAATCCTGCCCCGTCGCCAGCAAAGTCGCGCCACAGGGAAGATCGAAACCCTCACAGTGCCATTGATAGACTTTTTCGGGAAAGGGACATGGGCAGAGCCCATGACCTTCTTGCGTCGGCGTGATCGGATAATAGCCGACCTCTACGCGGCCTTCCGAATGCGCATAGATGCGATGGCCGAGATGGCGCGCCAACATTTGCGCGCCGAGACAGATGCCGAGGAACGGCTTGTCCTCTTTGAGCGGCACCTTGATCCACTCGATCTCGCGGCGCAGCCAATCCTCTTCATCATTGGCGCTCATCGGACCGCCGAAGATGATTGCGCCGGCATGGTCTTTGAGATTGGAAGGTAAGGAATCGCCAAAGCGCGGCCGGCGAATATCGAGCTCGAAGCCTTGCGCCTGCAGCAAACAGCCGAGACGGCCCGGCGTGGAATGTTCTTGATGCAGGATCACCGCGACCCTGCGCGACTTTTCGAATCGCTGGGACATTTTTTTAAAATGACGCAAAGCCGTCCGGGCGGTCAAGTTTTCCCGGTTTTCCGCTTCTGCATGGAGGCAATCATTGGCAAAAGTATAGCGCGTGGAAGCAAGGGAACAATGCGGCAAAGCAGCTTGTTGCTGAAACCCGGGATGACAGTGCGGCGACCCGCGATGAGTCCGGCATAGCCGCTCGCCGCGACAGAGGCGGAAGTCGCCGCGCCAAAGCGCATGATTGCGATGTCCGACGTAAATCCCGCGCGCGCCTGAAACCCGGTGAGCGTCACACCGGGACAGAGAGTCGTCACCCCGACGCCGAAGCCGCGCAGCTCCTGGCCCAGCGCCTGACCAAAGGAAAGCGTGAAAGCCTTGGACGCATAATAGATCGCCATGCCGGGACCCGGAAAGAACGCGACGACGGAAGCAACATTCAAGATCTTGCCGCGTCGCGCCCGCAGCTCCGGCAAAAATCGTAAGCAGAGTGCGACCAGAGCCCGGATGTTGAGATCGATAATGCCCATTTGCGCGACGGGATCGAGATCCGCGACATCGCCGAGAAGACCATAGCCGGCATTATTGACGAGGATTTCGACGACGACACCTTCCGCCTCGAGCCGCGCGGCAAGTGCGTCGACCGCTCCGACAGCCGTCAGATCGCAAGGCACCACAAGCGGCCGCGAGCGACCCGTCGATTCAATTTCGTCGGCGAGCGCCTTGAGTTTTTCCGCGCTGCGCGCGACGAGCACGAGATCGTGCCCATGCCGGGCGAAAATCCGGGCAAGGTCCGCCCCTATACCGCCTGAAGCACCCGTGACCAGAACAGCGGGTCGCGGCGCACTCATCCCTTCTGCTCCGCAAATCTCTGGGCCCAGGGACCTTCATAGGCCGGCTCGCGCGCCCGCTCGGCCGCCGCTTCATGTCGCAGCCTCACCCGGTCATGCGGGGAAACGCCCAAAAGCTCTGCGATCCGAGCAACGATATTCTCTTCGAGCTCATGCACCATGCCATCGGCGAAAGCGATCTCCCACATCATCGCGACGATCTTCTGGCGTCCTCCGGCATCGAGGGAACGCTTGATCGTATTGGTAAAATGATAGAAATCGACCGCCTCCCGATCGCTCGCTTCCGCGGTTTTGATGAGACGCGTCGTCGCCTGGGCATCGAGCCCGAAATCATGGGTGATGATGGCGCGTAGCCTCTGGCACTCGGCCGCATCGACCACGCCGTCGGCGCCAGCCAAATGAACGAGAAGCGAGACCGCGGCCAGACGATAATCGTCCGCGCCAAATTCGCGCTGCGCCGGCGCGCCGGCAAGATCGGCCATGAAGCTCTTGAGCCTGTCAAACATTTCACCTTCCTTGCGCCATGGCTTTGGCGGAGAGCATTGTGCCTGAAGCGGCTTCAGATTTGGCAGTCACGCCAAATCTGTTCGAACTTTTGCTGAAAAAGCTCAAGAGATTCTTGATCTTCCCGGCCGGATCGCCCGACACCCCGGACCGGTGCAAGCGCGACCGAAAAAACCGCACCGACCAGATTTGGCCAGCGGGATCGACGCCGTTCCCGCGCGGAACCGGCGCAAAGGTCCATCTCTAAATAGGAATAGAGAGCCGTTTCGGCGAGCGCCGGCTTGACGGCGGCGGATCGTGCAGGGCCACAGCGAGCGTGACCGTTACAATTGGGATCTCAGCGGATGCGCAGGCAAGTCGTATAGCCCCGCACGCGGTAGAACCGCCGATGTTCCCGCCTTTGCCAGGACAGGCATTCCCGCCGCGACGGGAAGCAGAGCTTTTGATCCTTCCAAATCAGGCTGACCGCGGGTGCGCCTGGCCGATAATAGGCGAGACCGCCCGAAAAATGCCCGAACCAGACCGACGGCCAAGGCAGCAGCGAAGCGTCGCAGGCGATGCCATCGCCAAAAAGCCACGGCTTGCCAATGGAGGTCCCCTGCGCCTGGCCCTTATCGGCAAAGCCGAACAGCGCCAGAAGGACAAGAACGGGAAGGAAGGCAAGCGGCCTTGCAAGCTGGACTGACCTTGGGATCTGCATGTGCTCCCCCCGGAAAAGCTATGTCGCGCATGCTATGACGGGAAACGCAGTCGCACCACCCCACAAGTTCGCGACCGCACAAGCCGGTCGCTGTCAGGGCACTCACAACCCCGTCTTTGGATAGCAGGAGGGTCGGCAATCCACCCAGGGATGGTATTGATAGGCCCAGGTCTCGCTCAAGATCTTGCCGCCGGCGCGCAAAAAGAGACGCATTTCCACCGGCTCGGTGCCCGTGACCGTCAGATCGAATTGGGCCCGCCAATGGCCCGGAACATCATCCGGCACGGCTTCAGTGTAAATATATGAGAAAGTGCCGCGCGAGGCCCACAGCACAGCTTCCGGCTTGACCCCATAGGGGAGGCTCGCGAGCGGGGCGCCCAAAAATTCGACCATGAACTTGCGCACACCTTGCGGCCGCGGCTGGCCGGGCTGGCCGCCATTGCCCAGACGTGTCGCCACGCAATGCGCGAGCGGGCTCGGATAGGGTTCATCGGCGAGCCAATAGAGCTTATAGCCGATCTCCAACTCGGCGCCGGCCGTCACCGGCTTTTCCGGCACCCACATGGCGACGATATTGTCATGGATCTCGTCATCGGTGGGGATCTCGACGAGCTGCACGGATCCCTTGCCCCATTCGCCCTTGGGCTCGACCCAGAGGCTCGGCCTTCGGTCGTAAAAGACGCCGTCCTGATAATGATCGAAATTGCGGTCGCGCTGCATCAGGCCGAAACCGCGCGGATCATGATCGAGGAAGGCCGAGGCCATGATATGGGCCGGATTGTTGAGCGGCCGCCAGACCCGCTCGCCGCCGCCGGTCCACATGGCAAGACCGTCGGAATCATGCACCTCGGGGCGCCAGTCGACCGCCGTCGGCTTCACCGTCTCGGAAAACCAATACATCGACGTCAAAGGCGCGACGCCGAAGCGCGTGATATCGCGGCGCAGACAGAGCATCTGCTCGATGTCCATGGTCACGCCCTTGCCGCGGACCGCCTCCATCTTGCAGGCACCGACGATCGAGGGGCCTTCGAGCAGCGCATAAAGCGTGAGACCGTTCCTGGGCTCCGATTCATCGATATAAATATGGGTGAAGTCGGGGAATTCCTCGGGCTTGCCGGCGACCGCGACATCGAGGGCGATGGCGCGGCAGGAAAGGCCATATTGGTGCAAGGCGCCGATGGCGCGGAAATAATCCGCCCCGAGAAACGCGATCCAATCATTCTTGCGCCAGTCGAGCGTCCCGTCGCGCGCCTCTTGCACACGCAGCCCGGCAAAACCGGCGCCCTTCGGCAATTGCCGCGCCGGCGAATCCTCGGGCATTTCGAAATAGCTCGGATCATAGATGATCTCGCGCTCATGCCCGGCCTCTACCACATGCATGCCGACGGCCTTGCGGAAGAACTTGCCGAGATGGAAAAAGCTCACCGGGAATTGCCCCGGGCCATTGGCATAAAGCGCCTGAGTCATGTCGAATTTGATCTGGCCCCAGGCCTCGTAATCGATCTCGGAGACGATCCCGGGCGCCGGATGCGGCGGCCCGACATAGGGCTCCCGCACCCGCTTGCGGGCCTGTTCCTTCAAAAGGGCAAAGGAAAACGGCCGCGCCGGACCAAATTGCAAGCCCTTGCCCGCGGCCGCTTTGGCCGTCCCGCTCTCGATCAGACCAAGGGCCGCCGCGGCAGCGGCGGATTTCAGCAGACTGCGCCGATCTGGTTCGCTCATCTCAATCGCTTGAACATCGCGGCCGGCCGTTTGGCACAGCTCATATTTCGCGCATATGCATAGCCCCCCGCCCGGGAGGCCGACCGCTCACTCGCGGATGGATTCATGTTTGACCGCGAGACGCATGAAATAGAAAAGCAGCACGAAGCCGCAGAGAGCGAAGAGGGCTTCGAGAATGTGGCTGACCATGGGCTCGAGCTGCAAAAGGCCGCCCAGTGCCCAGCCGGCCGCCCAAGAGGCGCCGACCATTTCCGTGCCGACAAGAATGGCGACCGCGATCAAAGTCGACAAATGCAGAAAATTGATCTTCTTGGCTGCGGGCACGTTCGAACTTTCAGGCTTGGCGCGGCAGACGAATTGGCTGGGATCAAAAGAACTCTGCCACTGCAGATTGCACCCCGGAGCAAGATCGTGCGATCTACGGCTCCTGACGGTTTGGCCACTATACCATGGTGCGCGCCAGGGCAAGCCTGGCAGCGCCGATCGTCCTCTCCGGCTCAGCCACGACACCAGACATCCGCCACGGGACCATGGCATGAATGAGACCCAAATCTATTCCAAGGCGGCCGTTGCCGCGCCGCATCATCTCGCTGTCGAGACGGGCCGCGCCCTTCTCGCCGAAGGCGCAAATGCGATCGAAGCCATGCTCGGCATGGCAGCGACCATCGCCGTCGTCTATCCCTATATGAATTCAATCGGCGGCGATGCCTTCTGGCTGATCCGCGAGCCGGACGGCAAGGTTCTTTATATCGAGGCCTGCGGCTATGCTGGAAGCAACGCGACCATCGCCGCCTATCGTGGCATGGGCTATGATGCGATCCCACCGCGCGGGCCGCTTGCCGCGGTCACCATTCCGGGCACCGTCGGCGGCTACTCGCTGGCACACCAGATCGCGCAAAGCGTCGGCGGCCGCTTGCCGCGCAGCACGCTTTGGCATGATGCGGTGCGATTTGCCCGCGACGGCTACCCGCAATCGCACGGCGAGGCCGGCGCCGAGCCTTTCGAATTCGAGGCTCTGCGCGAGGCGCCGGGATTCGCGGAACATTTTCTCATCGACGGCAAGATCGCCCCGGCCGGCAATTTACGAAAAAACGCCGCCCTCGCGGATACGCTCGAACAATTGAGCCACACCGGTTTTGATGATTTTTATCGCGGCGACATTGGCCGCGAGATCGCCGCCGATATGGAACGGCTTGGCATACCATCGACGCGCAAAGATCTCGAAACCTATCATGCCGTGTTGCGCGAGCCGCTGTCGCTCACCTTCAAAGGCCGCACGCTTTATAATTCGCAGCCGCCGACACAAGGCATCGTCTCGCTCTTCATTCTCGGCCTTTTCGAGCGGCTCGGCGTGACCCAGGTGGAAAGCTACGAGCATATCCATGGTCTCGTCGAAGCGGCCAAACGCGGCCTCGCCTTGCGCGACCGCATCTGCACCGACTTCCGGCAACTGCCGCGCGATCCGGCCGATTTCCTCACTGCCGAAATGCTGGAACGCGAAGCGGCGATGATCCGCATGGACCGCGCCGCGCCGATGCCTGTGCCGCCAGCTCCCGGCGACACGATTTGGATGGGCGCCATAGACGAACAAGGCCGCGCCGTTTCCTTCATCCAATCGATCTATTGGGAATATGGCTCGGGCTGCGTCCTTCCCGGCACGGGCATTTTATTACAGAACCGCGGCTCTTCATTTTCGCTTGATGCCAAGGCCCTCAATCCGCTGGCGCCGGGACGCCGACCGTTCCACACGTTGAATCCGGCCCTCGCCGTCTTCGCCGACGGCCGCGTCATGCCTTATGGATCAATGGGCGGCGACGGCCAGCCGCAGTTCCAAGCGCAAATATTTACTCGCAGTCTGTTTGGCGTTCCGCTCGCCGAAGCCATCGATCGGCCGCGCTTCCTTTACGGCAAGCTTTGGGGTGCCGAAACGCCGACTTTGAAAATCGAACCGCGTTTCGACGACAGTTTGATCCGCAAGCTCAAGTCCGCTGGACATGATATCGAAATCGCCGAAATGCCTTATGCCAGCCGCTTCGGACATGCCGGGGCGCTGATCCGCCATAAAGACGGCCATATCGAAGCAGCGCATGATCCGCGCGCCGACGGGGGTGCTGCCGGACTCTGACGCAAGATCACGGCAGCTTATCGAAACGATCCAGACCCATCATCACGACAGCGGGTATTCGATCACTATCGCATCGAAAACCCGCTTGTCCTGATCTTGCTCGCAGCTCCGACATGACTCGCGCAATGGCGATGCAGGCCGCGCATCAGCAAGGGAACCCTCGCCCCACTCATTGGTTATTGAGGACATATGGTAGCGAGGAGGCCTGCATGCAAAGCGAGATGAAGATGGCAAGATCCAACCGTGGATTTGCGTCGATGGATGCCGAAAAGCAGCGCGAGATCGCGCGCAAAGGCGGCCGCAGCGTCCCAAATGAGAAGCGGAGTTTTTCGCAAAATCACAAGCTGGCATCCGAGGCCGGCCGCAAAGGCGGGCAATCCACGCATGTCAGCCGTCCGGCCATAGCGGAAGAGCGCTGAAGCAACGGATACCCGCGCGCTGCAATTTTCGCAGCGCACATTCGGGACATGAAGGATTTCCTATAAGGATTTCCTATCAAAGAGGGCTTTGGCGCAATTGTGCCTGCCCCCGTGGAATTGCCAGCAATTCCACGGTCCATTCGGCGATTACGCAATGAAGATTTATCTCTTGTTAAATCTCCACCGCGTCCGCGGTTCGGCCTACGCATTCACCCTGCGTTTCGGATAACGGGCTTTGGCCCACCGTGAGATGCGTGACCGCCTTTACGACCAGCTTCCGAAGCAAGCTTATGATCTTGGGAGAAACTGCGCTTGCTCGGGCTGACGCTCTGGCCACCCTTCCGCCCCGCTTCTGCTGCCAAAGCAGGGTTTTGCGAGAAGCTGCGTTTTTCATGCGGTACGCTCTCACCGCCTTTGCGGGCGATTGCGCGCTGCTTTTCAGGGTCCATCGACGCGAAACCGCGAGTCGATGCTTTATGGGGGAGTTGAGTAGAAACAGTCATGCGTCATCTCTCGTTATCTACGTCCGCATCATGGGACTATATTCATCAACGCGATGTCGCGATGAAGGTTCCCATGGTGTCGATCACACAACCTGAGGTCGCTGCTCCATGCGTTTCCGAAAGGGCTTCTCTACGATGTTCGCCCGGACCGGCAATGGCCGTCAGTGGTTGCGAAAGATCAATGCGCTGAACCGATAAAAGGTTGATGCATTTATTGTATTTAATGTTCCAGAGGTCGATCAGAACAATTCCGCTGTCGCGTCACACTAAAGGCCATGGGCCGCCAAAATTCACGATCCGCGCCGCAAATCGCGGCAACCCGAATGGAGGAAAAGATGACCAATCCGGAAATCAAAGAAAGCAAAGCTATCCAAGATTTAGCCACCGATCTTGCCGCGCTTCGGGAAGATTTTTCGAAACTTTCCAGCTCGATGCGTGATGTTTTCCAAACGCAAGCGACATCGACGACACGCCGCGTACTCGGCGCGGTCGATGACTCGCGCCAAAAATTGAGCGATGAAATATCCGTCGCAAAAGATCAATTTGGTACAATGACCGCGGAAATCGAAAAGACGATCGAACGCAGCCCGCTCGCCGCCGTGCTGGTCGGCGCCGCGGTCGGGTTTGTTATCGGACTCGTAAGCCGGTCACACAAATGAATGACTTCTTTACGCGACAGCTGCGCAGCCTCGTCGGCACCGTGTTGGACCCGATAGAATCGGCCGGCACGCGTCTGCTCGGAATCGTCGCCATCGGCGGTGTAGCGGTTGCTTGCCTCATCGCAGCGATCGCTTTCATCTCAATCGCGCTCGATCAATGGCTCGCACAACTCACTGGTCCGGTTATCGCTGCGCTTTGCACGGCCGGATTTTATCTTGTCATAGGTGTAATCTGCCTATTGGTCCTGCGCGCACGCAACGGCACGAAACCGCAGATTCCGCCCGCCTCTGTTCCGCCCGCGGAAAAAAGCGACGTCTCGGCCAGCATCGAAGACACCGTCGCCCCTTTCGTCGCCATCCTGCATGACACCGGGCTGAAACGCGAAGAAGTCGCGGTTCGGCTTGGAACGGAGATGGCCAAACAGCTCGGACCTGTCGGTCTTGTCGCAACCGCGCTCGTCGCCGGATTCATCCTCCAGCGTTCGCTCATAGATTCGAACAAGCCGCCGCGCTAGGGCATGTTCCAGAAAAGTTGATCGCCTTTTCTGATGAGAACATGCGTTAACCAAAGGGATAGAGCCGATCGACGATTCCGAGTGAAGACATCCCGCTCTCGTCGCGCGGCGATTGCCAATTAAAAAAAGCCCCAGGCCTCAGACAAGCGCGCTACTGCTCTCTTGCGCGTCCTTGCGATGAGACTTGCGATCGAAGAAAAGCGCCTGGCTGATGATGGCTTTAAGGCTGTCCACGCCGAATGGCTTGGTGATCAAAAAGGCTGGCTCGGGCGGCGTCCCGGTCAGGAAACGTTCCGGATAGGCAGTGATGAAAATGACCGGGACCGACAAGCTGCCGAGAATCTGATTGACCGCTTCGAGCCCGGAACTTCCATCCGCCAATTGGATATCCGCGAGAATAAGGCCGGGCTTCGTCGTCCGCACCGCCTCGATGGCTTCTTTATGCGTGCGCGCGACATGAATGACGCGATGGCCAAGCTCTTCGACAAGCATCTGGATATCGATCGCGATCAGCGGCTCATCCTCAATGATGAGAACATCGGTGCGGATCTGGTTGGAAATTTCCTTGCCGGCGAGATCAATGAGATGCGCCGCTTCGTCCAAGCTCAAATCCATCGCCCGCGCGACCTCGGTCTTATCGAAGCCTTCGAGCGAACTTAACAGGAACGCCACGCGGGGCCGCAGAGGAATAGCCTCGAGATTATGCTGCGCGCCGCGCTCATCCGCGGAAAAGCTCATCTGGTCGACATGCTCGTTAACCGGCATCGACCCCCAGACTTTGAGGAACAACCGATAGAGTGCGATCTTGAGGTCCGCGTTCTCGGCAAATTCCGCCGGATCCGCGACCACGGCCTCTAACGTGGCGAGCACATAAGCATCGCCCCCCGTCTGAGTTCCCGTCAGGGCCCGCGAAAATCGGCGCAAGTAAGGAATATGCGCGGAGATAGCTTGCGAAATGGTCATTGGCGGTTTTCCCTCAGGGGCTCTTATGCCCCGATCCCAGCTTAGCTTTTTTAATTCTCCAGACCAAAATTGGTTCCAAACGAGGGAACCTTGGTGAAAAGATCGCGTTGACCCTTACCGTTTGTACGAACGATAAATGCACCAGAAGAAATCACGTTTATTCAGAGTGTTTTCCGCTCGGGCGCATTCACCTGATGGAAAGGAAAACGCTCCAAATCAATAAGTTGGAGCAAGTTCAGGGCAGACATCGGCGGGAGACATCGGAAAAGTAGTTCCACTTTTCCGAAACGTGTTTTAGTGCCGATCTTCAGCCTAGCGCGTTTTTGCCGAGGATTTTTGCCGAGGAGCGGTGCCATTACGATCAGCTTGATACGACTTGACCAACCAAAGTTACAGCAACCGATGCAAGGGCGAGAATGTGACAAAGCCAATCGAGCTGGGTGCGGAAATGGCCGAATCGCCAGAGGCCGAGCTACCGAAACTAATGAGATCTAGAAAAATCGGGGCCACAAAAGGGCAAAATGAGGCCTCCTCTGCAGCCGAGCACCGCTCCGAGGCAGAGATCATGGCTCTTCCCCCGGCGCGAACTCGCAAGCCTAGCGGCGCCACACCCGAAATCTTCAATCAAATCGGTCAGCGGCTGCGGAATGTCTATAATGATGTTCTGACGCAGACGGTGCCCGACCGCTTTGTCGATCTGCTGCAAGCGCTCGAAGCCGGCACCGCAACGGACCCGACGAGCCCCGGCCACGTCAACATGTCCGAGACGCCAAGCCAACAAGCCAGGCGCCCGGCCACCGGGAGGAAGACGGACCAAAGGTGACAGCTTCGCGGAAGGACGACATGGAACAGCTCCCCCAGGCGAGCGCCGAGATCAAAGCCGATCTCATCGCCGTTATCCCGAATTTGCGCGCCTTTGCGGTTTCCCTCTGTGGCAATCCCGACCGGGCCGACGATCTCGTGCAGGAGACTCTCGTCAAAGCCTGGAGCAATCTCCATTCTTTTGTTCCTGGCACCAATCTGCCAGCATGGCTCTTCACCATTCTGCGCAACATCTATTATTCGGAATATCGCAAAAGACGGCGCGAAGTCGCCGATTCCGATGGCGCCATCGCCGCCCGGCTGTCGACGGCGCCCTCGCAGAACAGCCATATGGATCTGCTCGATTTTCATACCGCGTTGCAACAACTCCCAAACGACCAGCGCGAGGCGCTCATTCTGATTGGCGCCTCCGGCCTTTCCTATGAGGAGGCAGCCGGTATTTGCGGATGCGCGATCGGGACGATGAAAAGCCGCGTGAACCGGGCCCGCAATCGGCTGGCCGAGCTCTTATCGATCCATTCGAGCCGCGAACTCGGCCAAAGCGACGATTGGGAAGCCGTCGACCCCATTTCCGTGGGCCAAAACCTTTCGCGCACCGGCACCGACTGACGCCTCCGATTTAGATCGTAGCCCGCGGTCGCATGCTCCCGCTTTGGCTTCGCGCAGAGATGCTGCATATGCGAAGCCCCCCGCCCTATCCTCCCAGATTGATCGCTGGAGCATGTTCTCGTGCATTTACGCGGGAGCTTGGAGGTTTTTTCCGCCAAGGTCCTGCTCCAAATCCTTGACCAACGGCTTATTTTTCCTTGTATGTGGATGAACGAAGCGCTGCCGCACCGAGGAAATCGGGGTCGTAAAGAATCGGATCATGCGCGGATTTTGAAAGCATAGCCGTGACCGTGCCTCAATCTTCTCCTGCCGCGGGCAGGACATGATGAAAAAATTCCTGCAAAGGACGATCGTTGTTTTGGGACTGGCCGCGATCGCGGGCTCGGCAATCTGGAGTTTTGTGCAAGCGCGCAGCGAAGCGAAGCATGGTGACGATGACGACGGGCCGGTGAAAAAATCCCCGCGCGTCTCCAATGCCGGCGGCGTCCCGACGATCACCCTCGACGCCGCTGCGCTCGATCGGAATGTGATCGACACCGTCGTCCTTCAGAATACCCTGCGCGCGCAGACGCTGCGCGCCTATGGCACTGTTCTCGATCTGCAGCCGCTCACCGATCTCGCCAACAAATATGCGATCGCCAAAGCCAATATAGAAACACAGCAGGCCAAGCGCGACCTCGCGCAAGCCAATGTCGCGCGGGCGCGGGCCCTCTACACCCAAGGGCCGCACGCGATTTCCAAGGCGCAACTTGAAACCGCCGAGGAAAATCTTCAGATCGCCGCGGCAAGCCTCGGCGCGGCCCAGGCGCAATTCGAAGCTTTATCGCATACCGCCCTCCAGACATGGGGCACGGCGCTCGGGCAAGGTTTCGATCAGGTGCTCGGCCGACCTTCGTCGC
The window above is part of the Methylovirgula sp. HY1 genome. Proteins encoded here:
- a CDS encoding efflux RND transporter periplasmic adaptor subunit; the encoded protein is MMKKFLQRTIVVLGLAAIAGSAIWSFVQARSEAKHGDDDDGPVKKSPRVSNAGGVPTITLDAAALDRNVIDTVVLQNTLRAQTLRAYGTVLDLQPLTDLANKYAIAKANIETQQAKRDLAQANVARARALYTQGPHAISKAQLETAEENLQIAAASLGAAQAQFEALSHTALQTWGTALGQGFDQVLGRPSSLLMRLIERRDMLVQVTLAADTIVASAPEQAFIEQATRHRITLHYVSPAAATDPHIQGQSFFYTAAAATGLVPGMNVVAYVPTGQRVPRAEVPASAIVWVQGRAWAYVRTGPKTLVRREIATDSPAPDGGYFVKDMPNGTRVVSSGAQMLLSEEFRSQIQSEE